A window of the Dictyostelium discoideum AX4 chromosome 4 chromosome, whole genome shotgun sequence genome harbors these coding sequences:
- the agps gene encoding alkyl-dihydroxyacetonephosphate synthase: protein MSGEKKEYPKEHIDLYQQIKWNGWGDTRKFLHQLKPSGTIAMTTPEVSSVPLPSLRGFIKKELTLPGEEDKPFVLDETPALQIENIHVDPPKQYPEFVRELKAFFLPDQLKDDKLARITHTFGKSLRDLIRVRIGQVKNAPDLIVLPHSHEEVERLVQLAHKYNVVIIPMGGGSNIVGAIEPVSNERFTVSIDMRRMNKVLWVDRREMTACIQVGIMGPELEKQLHKQGVSLGHDPDSFEFSTLGGWLATCSSGHQSDKYGDIEDMAVSFRTVTPTGTLELRNGARSGAGINYKHIILGSEGTLGIITEAVMKVHAVPQAVEYYGFLFPTFAHAVSALQQIRSSEVIPTMIRVYDPEETQLSFAWKPSKGAVSEFTSAMVKKYLHYIRSFDFKNVCLSIIGFEGPKKVVDFHRTSVFDILSKNAAFGLGSAPGKTWAEKRYDLPYIRDFLLDHNMWVDVAETTVSYANLQTLWKDAKQTFVKHFKDQGIPAWICAHISHTYTNGVCLYFIFASKQNENKDMAQYIEAKKLMTDIIFKYGGSLSHHHGVGYEHVPWMTRYATRGWINVYRSLKETIDPKDICNPRKLIPTIKEENNKEPFLFDVVNVKYPKL from the exons atgagTGGTGAAAAGAAGGAATATCCAAAAGAACATATTGATTTATATCAACAAATTAAATGGAATGGTTGGGGTGATACAAGAAAATTCCTTCACCAATTGAAACCATCTGGTACTATTGCAATGACAACACCAGAGGTATCAAGTGTACCATTACCATCACTTAGAGGATTTATAAAGAAAGAATTAACTTTACCAGGTGAAGAAGATAAACCATTCGTTTTAGATGAAACACCAGCAttacaaattgaaaatattcatGTAGACCCACCAAAACAATATCCTGAATTTGTTAGAGAATTAAAAGCATTCTTTTTACctgatcaattaaaagatgatAAATTAGCACGTATTACTCATACTTTTGGTAAATCATTAAGAGATTTAATTAGAGTTAGAAT tggacAAGTTAAGAATGCACcagatttaattgttttaccACATTCACATGAAGAAGTTGAAAGATTAGTACAACTTGCACATAAATATAATGTAGTAATTATTCCAATGGGTGGTGGTTCAAATATTGTTGGTGCAATTGAACCAGTATCAAATGAAAGATTCACAGTATCAATTGATATGAGAAGAATGAATAAAGTTTTATGGGTTGATCGTAGAGAGATGACAGCATGTATTCAAGTTGGTATTATGGGACCAGAATtagaaaaacaattacatAAACAAGGTGTTAGTTTAGGTCATGATCCAGATTCATTTGAATTCTCAACATTGGGTGGTTGGTTAGCAACTTGTTCATCAGGTCATCAATCTGATAAATATGGTGATATCGAAGATATGGCCGTTAGTTTCAGAACTGTAACACCAACTGGTACATTGGAACTTAGAAATGGTGCTCGTTCAGGTGCTGGTATCAACTATAAACATATCATTCTCGGTTCCGAAGGTACTCTTGGTATCATAACTGAAGCCGTTATGAAAGTACATGCTGTACCACAAGCTGTTGAATACTATGGTTTCCTTTTCCCAACTTTTGCTCATGCTGTATCTGCCCTCCAACAAATTCGTTCCTCAGAGGTTATTCCAACAATGATTCGTGTTTACGATCCAGAGGAAACTCAATTAAGTTTTGCTTGGAAACCAAGTAAAGGTGCTGTAAGTGAATTCACAAGTGCAATGGTTAAAAAGTATCTTCATTACATTCGTTCCTTTGATTTCAAGAATGTTTGTCTCTCTATCATTGGTTTCGAAGGTCCAAAGAAGGTTGTAGATTTCCATAGAACTTCAGTTTTCGATATCCTCTCCAAGAATGCTGCCTTTGGTTTAGGTTCTGCTCCTGGTAAAACTTGGGCCGAAAAAAGATATGATCTTCCATATATTCGTGACTTTTTACTCGATCATAATATGTGGGTTGATGTCGCTGAAACTACTGTCTCCTATGCTAACCTTCAAACACTTTGGAAGGATGCTAAACAAACCTTTGTCAAACACTTTAAAGATCAAGGTATTCCAGCTTGGATTTGTGCTCACATCTCTCATACTTACACTAATGGTGTTTGTCTTTACTTCATTTTCGCCTCCaaacaaaatgaaaacaAAGATATGGCTCAATACATTGAAGCAAAGAAACTCATGACTGATATCATCTTCAAATATGGTGGTTCTCTCTCTCATCATCATGGTGTTGGTTATGAACATGTACCATGGATGACTCGTTATGCTACAAGAGGTTGGATCAACGTTTATCGTTCTCTCAAAGAAACTATCGATCCAAAAGATATTTGTAATCCAAGAAAATTAATTCCAACaattaaagaagaaaataataaagaaccATTCTTATTTGATGTTGTTAATGTTAAATATCCAAAactctaa